One segment of Oncorhynchus gorbuscha isolate QuinsamMale2020 ecotype Even-year unplaced genomic scaffold, OgorEven_v1.0 Un_scaffold_714, whole genome shotgun sequence DNA contains the following:
- the LOC124019888 gene encoding junctophilin-3-like produces MPCPTRARQPRRGLDCRRRPAVEPCPLTPHGQRGRGGQAGRLHSRHEVPAPGLHYPEVPWPLPQKQDAPAGLRPVKEGSMDSVQMLDTLNVGAEQEEWPLHRDLTLSPPLKSQPITLEQDGEHHTLKSNSGSSSVLVVMVILLNIGVALLFIHFFI; encoded by the exons ATGCCTTGCCCGACCCGGGCTCGACAGCCCCGCAGAGGGCTGGACTGCCGAAGGCGCCCTGCAGTGGAGCCCTGCCCACTCACGCCTcatggacagagaggaagaggaggacaggctgGGAGACTACACAGTAGACATGAGGTTCCAGCCCCTGGACTCCACTACCCAGAGGTCCCCTGGCCATTGCCCCAAAAGCAGGATGCGCCCGCGGGCCTGCGGCCGGTCAAGGAGGGCTCCATGGACTCTGTACAGATGCTGGACACTCTGAATGTGGGGGCGGAGCAGGAGGAGTGGCCCCTGCACAGGgacctcactctctccccacctctcaagTCTCAGCCAATCACCTTGGAGCAGGATGGGGAGCATCACACCCTCAAATCAAACTCA gGCTCCAGCTCTGTCCTGGTTGTCATGGTTATTTTACTCAACATTGGAGTAGCCCTCCTCTTCATCCATTTCTTTATTTAA